A segment of the Desulfurobacterium indicum genome:
AGAGACATCGAAGAATGCTGGAAATTGTGCTGCATGTCACGTTCCGCACAAGGCAGTTGGTGCATACCTTAAAGGTATTAAAGGTGGAGAGGGGCTTGATAACGTTTCTTCCTTCTGTATGGCCTGTCACGGAAAAGGCGGCGTAGCGAAAGCCAAGGTTATGGCAGGTAAATTTAAGGATCACCCGATTGATGTCAGAATGAAAGATGGAAGTGTCGTGACATGTTCAAGCTGCCATAATCCTCACAATGCCAATCCTTATGCGCTTGTTAAGCCGGTTGAAGGTGATTCATCTCTCTGTTTGGAATGTCATAGAAGTAAGAATCTTAAAGGAACAGCTCACTATCTTGTTGCAAAAGACGGAAATATTGAAAAGAACGGGCAGTGTTCTGCATGTCATACGCCTCACAATCCTAAGGGGCCTACACTCTGGAGCAGGGAACTCGGAGAAGGAAAAACGGTTAACGAAAAACAGTGTAGTTCCTGTCACGCTCCGGGTGAAATGGCTGCAAATCTCACGACCGGTAAGATTACTCATCCACTCGGCGGAAAAGTTGATTCAGAAGTTGTTCCGGCTATTAATCAAAAGACGGGACTTCCCGGAGAGGGAGTTGTTGACTGTGCGAGCTGTCACGATCCACACGGAAGTGCTGCAGCTAAACCGTTCCTTAGAGTTACGAATAATGGAAGTAAGTTGTGTATTTCTTGTCACAAGGCAGAAGCTTCTATTAAAGGAACCGGTCATGACATTAATGGACAGATGTGTTCTACATGTCACGTTCCTCACCAGGCTAAAAGTGCTTTCCTCTGGAAGATGGATATTAAGCACTTTACATATCCAAACGGAGAAGCGGTTGACAGGGCTTCTTCCTACTGTCTCACCTGTCACAGCAAAGGCGGCATAGCAGAAAATGCTACGGTTAAATATTATTTCCATCCAAGAGCCGACTTTGATATCGTTGCTCAGGATAGGCCTGGCAGAAAAGGTGTATGGCCTATTTTTGCAGAAGATGGTTCTGAATTTAAAAGAGGTGGAGCGATTGCCTGTGAAACATGTCACGATGCTCACATTCACGGTAAAACTTACTTCTTGAGAAATAAAACTGTTGCCGGAAGCACCTGTGTTGATTGCCACGGTGATGAAGCTCTTATTAGATACATGTGGTATCATAAAAAAGAGGTTAGACAGTCCACATCAAGCTATAAGTAAATTAACTCAGGAGGAAGCTGCAGATGGCTAAGGAGATGACAAGAGAAGAGTTTGAAAGATATTCATGGAAGAAAGCATGGATAGTTTTGGCAGCTGTATTTATTATTCTTTTCCTTCCATGGATACTTATTTGGTTTGTTAAATTTGTTCACTGGTATGCTCAATCATTCTTTATGTGGTTATAATCGGGAGGTGAGAGATGGCTCATAGCGGAGAATTTCATGAAAAAATGGAAAAAATAAATTTCTTTAAAAGCTGGATATCTGCGTTTGAACTTTTAGTTGCTATACTTACGGTAGGTATGGTTTCAATAAATTGTGTGAAGCAGGGATTTCATCTCTTCCATCTTTTCTTTGGCGGTGGACATTAATTTGTTGGAGATCATTTTTGAGACTGATAAGCTCAAAGGGCAGGGTGCTTTTGGTACTTCTGCCCTTTTTCTTTTTTTCATGTTATGAACCTGTTGGAGAACCTGTTGGTAATAGTACTCTCGGGAAGAGAGTAAACCCCTCAAAAGTTCATTTTCAAAAAGGTATCTATGGGGGAGTTCTTTACGATTCTTCATCGTCTGATCCAAAAACTTTTAACCTTGTTTTTGCCCATGAGACATCTTCAACAGGTGCTGTTGGTGGACTTTTTGAAGGTCTTACTGATGTTGACATTAAAACATTAAAACCTACAGGTAGGCTTGCAGTTTCGTGGGAATTCAAAGCCAAAGGTACGAGGTGGATATTTCATTTAAGGAAAAATGTTAGGTGGTTTGACGGCAAACCTTTTACGGCTGACGATGTTGTTTTTACTTACAAAGATATCTACTTTAATCACCGTTATCCCAATTCTGTGAAGGATATGTTTGAAATCGACGGTAAACTTCCAGAGGTTAAAAAACTTGACAATTATACGGTTGAATTTATTTTGCCCGAACCTTTTGCTCCTCTTCTTTACTCACTTTCGGCTGCTATTTTTCCGAAGCATGCTCTTGAAAAATCTGTAAAGGATGGAAGCTTTAAAAATATCTGGACGATATCAACACCACCTGAAAAGCTTATAGGAACAGGACCTTATAAGCTTGTTAAGTATGTTCCTGGGCAATATCTCGTTTACGAGAGAAATCCCTACTATTACATGAAGGATAGTTATGGTAGTAAACTGCCTTATGTGGAAAAGAAGGTTACATATATTCTTCCACAAAAAGATACGGAGCTTTTAAAATTTAAAAATGGTGAAATAGACTTTTATGGCCTTTCGGGAGATGATTTTCCTTCTTTGAAAAAGGAAGAAAAATATAAAAATTTTACCATATATAATTTAGGTCCTTCTTTAACGGCAGATTTCTTGTGTTTTAATGAGAAAAAGAGAGCAATTCCCGACTGGAAGTGGAAGCTTTTTTCAAACGCAACTTTTAGAAGAGCCATTTCTCATGCTGTTGACAGAAAGGGTATAGTCCTAACAGTTTATAACGGTCTTGGTTTTCCTGTCTATACACCGGTTACGCCGGCCAACACTCTCTATTACGATAAAAATGCTCCAAAATTCCCTTATGATCTGAAAAAGGCGAAGAAGCTGCTGGAGAGTTTGGGGTTGAAAGATAGAAACGGAGACGGATGGCTTGAAACGCCTGACGGTCATAAAGTGGAATTTAATCTCCTTACAAATTCCAACAATCCTGCAAGGGTTCGGATAGGAACGATTTTAAAGTTTGATTTTAAAAGGCTTGGTATAGATGTTCACTTTCAGCCTCTTGATTTTAACAACCTTGTTGATAAGCTTCTTAACACTCATGATTTTGATGCCGTTATTATAGGACTTACAGGTTCGATGGATCCAAACGGTGGTAAAAATGTCTGGAAAAGTTCAGGTCAGCTCCATCTGTGGAATCCGGGACAGAAAAAGCCTGCAACAAAATGGGAAGCTGAAGTTGATAGACTTTTTGACGAAGGTGTGAAAGAGCTTGATTTTAAAAAGAGGGTGAAAATTTATAAGGAAGTTTACAGAATAATATGCCGGCAGCAACCGGTTATTTATATAGCTGCTCCTATTGTTCTTGAAGCTGCAAGGGACAGGGTTAAAAATTATTTTCCGACTATATGGGGAATCTATAAGCCAGAAAAAATCTTCATAAAAGAGTGATATAATTTTTTCTGCTGTAACTAAAAAAGGAACAATTTAGTCCCGAGGGAGGAACTTATGGTTGAAGAGATAGGAGCGCATATGCCTCTATGGTTGACCATACCTTTTGCCGGAATTCTTCTTTCTATTGCTGTTTTGCCTCTTATGGCTCCTCATTTCTGGCACAAACATTTTGGTAAGGTTTCAGCTTTTTGGGCTGTTGCGTGTGCGATACCTTTTATCGCTATGTATGGCGGTACTGCGGTTCATGATATTTTGCACACAATTCTGGTTGAATATATTCCGTTTCTTGTTCTTCTTGGAGCCCTTTATACGATTGCAGGAGGTATCTATATAAAGGGTTCTTTTGTTGGAAAACCTATTTTTAATACAGTACTCCTTTTTATAGGTGCAATGCTTGCGTCGTTTATGGGAACGACTGGTGCTGCAATGCTTCTTGTTCGTCCTTTGATAAGAGCTAACAGATGGAGAAAGTATAAAACATTTGTAATTGTTTTCTTTATTTTTCTTGTTGCCAATATAGGCGGTGCATTAACGCCGCTTGGAGATCCTCCTCTGTTTTTAGGTTTCTTAAAGGGCGTGCCATTTTTCTTTACATTGAGGCTTATTCCTATATGGATGACGGCAGTTGTTATCGTCCTTGGGATATTCTTTGCCATAGATTCTTATTATTATGCGAAAGAGGATAAATCCACGATTCCAATAGGTGATGAGAAGTTTGAAATTTTAGGTTCAATAAATTTTCTTTTCCTTCTTGGTGTTCTTGTTGCTGTTCTTTTAAGTGGTATTGTTCATCTTCCTAAGATTAATGTTCTGGGTGTTCATCTTTACCTTCAGGATGTTTTGAGAGACATTTTCCTTCTTGTTCTGACAGTTCTTTCAATTCTTTTGACACCTCCAATGGTGAGAGAAAAGAACGAGTTTACCTGGTTTCCTATAAAAGAGGTTGCTATTCTCTTTATAGGTATTTTTATTGCTATGATTCCGTGTTTAAAAATTCTTGAGGCTGGTGAACACGGTCCTGCGGGTGGGTTGATTCATATGCTCTCTGAACCTTATCACTATTTCTGGGCTACGGGAACACTCTCTTCATTTCTTGATAACGCACCTACATATTTGACATTTTTAATGACAGCTCTTGGAAAGTTTTATCCGGGTGTTCCTGTTAAAATTGCTGTTCATAAGTTGATAGCCACTCATTCGATTTACCTTGAGGCTATATCCGCCGGTGCTGTTTTCTTTGGTGCGATTACCTATATCGGGAATGCGCCAAACTTTATGGTTGCTTCTATCGCAAGGGAACAGGGTGTTGAAATGCCCTCATTTTTCGGTTATATCGTTAAGTATTCAATTCCGGTTTTGGTTACAACGTTTGTGATTCTTACGATTATCTTTTTTAGATAAAAATCTTTGGGTGGTTGTTTGCCGCCCTTTTATTATTGCGACGTCATTTGGAGAGCTTTTGTGACAACTTCTTTCGGAGAAATGTCAAGACATTTTAGATGTTCACATCTCACCTTTCCGTGGATAGAGCAGGGGTTACACGGAAGTTCTTTTTTTATAACCGTGCCTTCTGATTCAAGTGGTGCAAACCCGAAGCAGGGGTGCGTTGCACCGTAAATAACTGCTACTTTTGTCTTTACTGCTCTTGCCATATGAACAGCAGAGGAGTCGTTTGATATTACGAAATTTGCTTTTTTAATAACAGCCATGGATTCAAGAAGAGAGAGTCTTCCGCAAAAATTCAGATTGTAAGCACCAGTTATTTCCATCCCCGCTTCTACGTCTGCTTTCCCACCAACTGTTACGACTTCGTATCCTATTCTTCTCAAAATCTGGGCGATTTTTTTGTATTTTCTTATCGGATAGGCTTTTCCTTTCCATCTTGCTCCTGGAGCGATGACGACGAATTTCTTGTGGGGAAGTAAGCGAGATATATGCTTTTCTGTTTCTTCTGGAATAAATATGTCAGGTGTCGGATTTTTGGAAACTTCTATACCGATTTTTCTCACAGCCTTTGCGTAAAGTTCAGGAACATAAAGCTGTTTTTTTCGTTTCAGGAATTTGAAGAATATAACTTCTCTTCTCCATATCGATTGTTTGTTGTATTTAACCGTTTTAAAAGGTAAGAATTTTGTAAGGAGTTTGGTTTTCAATATGTTGTGAAGATCGATAACGTAGTCATAGTTTTCTTTTTTGAGAGTGTCTGCCAGTTCCTTTATTGCGTAAAAAGAAAGTTTCTTTTTATTTACACCCATTACCTTTTTTATTCTGTGATCCGGTACGAAGATAGATGCTATTGATTTATCGGTTAGAATATCTATCTCCACATCTGCCTTCTTCAGAGCGTTAAACACTGAAGATACCAGTATTACATCGCCTATTGACGAGAGTCTTATAATTAATACTCTCATTCTTCCTCTAACGGCTCAAACTTGTCTTTTGACGCACCGCATATCGGACATACCCATTCATCTGGAATTGCTTCAAACGGTGTTCCTGGAGAGACATTGTTTTCAGGGTCACCGTTTTCAGGATCATAAATGTAACCGCAAACGGTACATCTCCATTTTGTAGCCATCTTGTTCCCCTTTTATTGGTTTCTTACCATTATAGCACATAGTTTTTGTATGAAAAGGAAATCTTATTCTTTTGCAATTTTGAGAGTATCCTGATTTGCTTTCTGTTTGTGTTATCATAGAATATCTCTTATAGGGTAGGAGTTATGGATAAGTTTAAAAAGTTGCTTGTAGAGTTTGGAGTTATCTTTGTTATAAGCTGGATCATCGAGTTTGCATATATGGGGATAAAAGGGGTTCTGGAAGGGACTTTGCTTTCTTTTCTTGAAGTTTCACTATCTTTTGATAATGCTGTTATGAATGCCCTTGTATTGACAACCATGACGCCCAAGTGGCGTAAAAGATTTATTACGTGGGGGATACTTACGGCAGTATTCGGTATGAGGTTTTTGTTTCCTGTTTTAATTGTTTCGGTTACTTCCGGACTTTCTTTCAAAGAAACGATAGGTATTGCGTTTAAACATCCTTCTGTTTATGCGGAACATCTTGAACATGCTGAACCGCTGATACTTGCCTTTGGTGGTTCTTTTCTCCTTATGGTTTTTATAAACTGGTTGTTTGATGCGGGGAAAAATCTTCACTGGATAAGATTTTTTGAGGAAGGTGCTTCAAAAATCGCCAGGTTAGGAGAAATAAAACTTATTCTGGCTCTTGCAATTGTCTTTGTTATAGGGTTGCTTAAACAGCAGGAAAACATTACCCTTGCCATGATATTGGGTATTCTACTTTTTGAGTTAGTCCACTTTATAAAAAATGCGATTGAGTATTTTAAAGAGAAAAACTATTTTTCTGGTGACAGCGGTTGGGCCAGTTTTCTCTACCTGGAGCTTTTAGATGCTTCCTGTTCACTTGATGGGACGGTTGGTGCATTTGCTATAAGCCAGAATCTTATAATTATAACTCTCGGCCTTTCTGTTGGTGCTTTTATTTTACGTTCTCTTACAGTTTATTTTGTGGATACTGGTAAATTGCAGCATCTACCTTACCTTGAGCATGGGGCACATTGGGGAATTGGTGGTTTGGGAATAATGATGCTACTTGAACTTTTCTTTTCCATTCCTGAAGCCGTTATCAGTCTGACGGCACTGGTGTTTATCCTTTCGTCCCTTTATTCTTCTCTTAGAAGGAGTGGTCAACTGCTATAATAAAATTATTGAAGATACCGATAATAAGAAAAAGTTTATATTTTTGGGGGATGGTCAATGGGCTTTCTTAAAAAACTTGGTATGGAAAAGGTGAGCAGGCAGATCCTTGTTGTTGTTTTTATTCCAATACTTGCGGCTGTTGTGGTTCTTGGCAGACAGGCAAGAGAGGTTTACAGAAAGATTTATACTCCTGCTAGAATAATGGAAAAACATTTTCCGCTGGTTGAAGCAGTTGCGAAGCTTGCCCATGATCTTGCTGTTGAAAGAGGTTTGTCAACAACTTTTGTTACTCAAAGTAGAGATAAATCCTCTCCTGTCTATACAAAGCTTTTAGCTCAACGGGAAAAGGTGGATAAAGATATTGCTGATTTTCGCTATGTTGTTTCTCATTATCTTTCTCCTGATGATATTCATGATATTTCCACAGCGGAACTTAAGAGATTGAGACAGGAAATTGATAACGGCAATGTTTCAAATATTGATATCTTGACAAGCTATACCGAATATATCGATGGTGTAATGAACAATATTCACAAGCTGGCGGAAAAGGAATTAAAAGATACAGTTTTTGAAAGAGATCTTGTAGCTTTTAATCTTTTTCTGAAATATAAAGATACGTTTGGTGTTGAGAGGGCTCTTGCCTCAAGTATTACTTCTTATGTGAATTCTCATGGGACTAATGCTACTGTTCCTAAAGCTTTACTGGCATTTTTCAATACTGTTAATGATAACGAAAATGTTTTGAGGGATGTGGTTAACACTCTTGCGTTTAATGAGTTGAAGAGTCGCTTTCGTGCTGTTGAATCTACTTCTGAATGTGGAAAGGTGAAAGAAATAAAAGAGATAATAAATGGAGAAAGATATCAGGAGCTTGCTGCTTATAAACCTTTGCAGGTATTTCAGATTTATACCGATTTTCTGAAGGTTTTGAAAAAGTTTCAGGATGAATATTTAGGTCTTTTAAAAAAGAGGACGTTTGAATTTACTTTGGAAGCCAAAAAGGAAATGATTGTTTCTTCCTCTCTTGTTGTAGGTCTTCTCCTTGTCTTGATATTTGTCGGCGTTTTGAGAAGAAAGATAGTTAATTCAACAGGTGAAATAAAGGAGATACTTGAAACGATTAACAGGGGAAATTTGAGAGTGTCTCTTGATGATGTTTCCGGGAATGATGAATTTGCCGAGATGAAACGGTTGATTAACGGTTTGATAGGAACTTTTAAAAGTGTTATTTCTGAAGTTGATAAAGTTTCCGAGAAGATTTCAAAAGGTAAATTTGATATTTCAATGAGTAAAAATGTTTTTAAGGGAGATTTAAAAGTACTTGAAAAGAATCTTCAGAAAATAGTTGAAACATTGAAAGCTTTTATGTCTGAAATGAACCATGTTACAGAAAGCCTTTCTGAGGGAAGATTGGATGTTAATGTTAATGAAAAAGCGTTTGAAGGTAAATATAAAGAGATTGTTCACGGGCTTTCAGAGATAGTGGATAACTTTAAAAAGGTTGTTGATGTTGTGAATAAGATGGCTGAAGATCTTGCAGAAGCAAGGTTTAAAACCTATGATGAAACGCTTCTTCCGGGGGAATTGAGAGCAATTATAAGGAATATCAATCTTGCTTCTTGCGATATTAAAAAAGCCATGGATATGCTTGCATCTATTATGGAACAGGCTGACATACAGCAGGAGATAGATGTTGAAGCGTTTAAAGGTGATTTGAGGAAGGTTGGAGAGGCGGCTAATACATTTGCTCTTACTATGAGAAATATTATCAGAGAGATAAACAGGTTTGTTAACGAGCTTGAGAGCGGTAATTTAAGTATTAAACTTGATGATTCTAAATTTCCAGAGTCTCTAAAGACATTAAGAGATGCTCTTGTCGGTATTCAAAATACATTCTTGACCATAAAGGATTCTCTTTTACTTGCTACCCGTAAGCTTGCAAGCGGTAATCTTATGGTCAGAATGAACGAGAACGAACTGAAAGGAGATCTTAAAGAGATAGCTATTTCGTTTAACAAGGGGATAGAATCTTTTGGTAAATCTATAGGGCTTTCCATTGATACGCTTAAAAATGCTGTTTCTCTCCTTGAAAGTAAGGTTGACAGTCTTTCTGATGTTATGAAAAAGATTCTTTATCAAACAGATAAAACCAATATGATTTCTAAGTCCATAGAGAAGACATCTAAAGATATAGAAGCACTTGCAGGAGAGGTTCTTGAGCTTAATTCATTGTCTTCTAAGAATCTTCAGATTGTTGATGAAGCTGAAGATATTATTGATGAGATTAAAAAGCTTCTTGATGAGAGGACGAAAGAGCTTGGCTCTATTGTTGAGATTATCTTCCAGATAGCAACTCAGACTAACCTTCTTGCTCTTAATGCTGCCATTGAAGCTGCAAGAGCAGGTGAAGCAGGTAGGGGATTTGCAGTTGTTGCCGATGAGGTTAGGAAGTTGGCGCAGAAGGTTGTTTCAGCTACGGATCAGATAAAGGCAACGGTCTCTAACATAAACAAAGACATAAAAGAGAAGGTTATAGATAACGTCTCAAGGGCATTTGAGAATATAAAAGAGTCAATGGAGGAGCTGGAGAAGATAGTTGTTAAAGTTTCGGAAGAAGCAAAATCCGAGTCAGAGTCAATAGAAGAAGTTGCTAAAACTGTTAAAGAGGTTGCAGAGATAGCAACCAGAAACGTAGATGACCTTAAAGAGGTAGTTGAAGATATCAGCAGAGTTTCTGAGAAGATTAAAGAGCTTGAAGAAGAGTTAAACAGATTCAAAGTATAGAAATACAAGTTTGGTTCATATTTTTTGGGGGCACTCCCCTTTCTTTATTTGTGAAAAATTTGATAAACGAAAGTCTTCCCGGCAGAATACCGGGAAGATCTTTTATTCTATTATTTCAAGGACTGCTCTCTTACCGCTCTTTGCAGCAACTGAAGAGATTAATGTCCTTATTGCTTTTGCTGTTCTTCCCTGTTTACCGATTACTTTTCCAAGGTCTTTTGGGTCAACCTTCAGTTCAATAATTACAGTTCTTTCTCCTTCTGTTTCCACTACGTTTACGGCGTCCGGGTTGTCAACTAATTTTTTTACGATGCATTCAACTAACTCTTTTACTGCGGACATGGTCGCCTCCTATTTCCAGTATTACTGGATAGCTTGCTTGAGAAGTGCAGCAACTCTCTCAGTTGGCTGAGCCCCTTTAGCAATCCATTCTTTTGCTTTTTCAATATCAATTTGAAGTTCTTTTGATTTAGGATTATAAGTTCCGAGAATGTCAACAGCTTTGCCGTCTCTTTTTGACATACCCTCGGCAACAACAATTTTATAGATTGGAAGCTTTTTTCTTCCCATCTTCTTGAGTCTTATCTTTACCAACTTCTCTCCTCCTTAAAGACAGTTTTGTAAAAGGTAATTTTATACCAATCGTAATTTAATACAACCTTACATAAATGGGAAGGGGAATTTTCCACCTTTTTTTGCCATCTTTTTCTGCATCTTTTTCATCTGTTTCATCATCATTTTTGCCTGGGCAAATTGTTTAAGAAGAGCATCAACATCTTTTACACTTGTGCCGCTTCCTCTCGCTATTCTTCTTTTTCTGCTGGCGTTTATAATTGCATGGTTTCGCCTCTCTTCTGGTGTCATTGAGTTGATTATCGCTTCTATCCTTTTGAGCTTTTTGTCGTCTATTGCCTTGTCAAGCTGCTTGAGCATTTTCTGGCTGGAAAGCCCCGGGATCATCTTTATAAGCTGTTTTATAGGTCCCATTCTCTGTATCATTTCAAGCTGTTTTTTAAAGTCTTCAAGTGTAAACTCTCCTGATAGGAGCTTTTCCTGCATGGATAGGGCTTCTTCTTCGTCTATCACTTCCTGTGCCTTTTCGACAAGGCTTACAACGTCACCCATGCCCAGGATTCTTGATGCTACCCTGTCGGGATAAAACGGTTCGAAATCGTCTATTTTTTCGCCGACACCTGCAAATTTTATCGGTTTGCCTGTTACACCTTTTACAGAAAGTGCAACACCACCCCGTGCGTCTGAATCAAGCTTTGTAAGAACGATACCTGTCATGCCGACATTTTCATCAAAAGCTTTTGCTATGTTTACCGCTTCCTGTCCTGTCATGGCATCAGAGACAAAGAGAACTTCGTCGGGATGGATTCTTTCTTTTATCTCTTTTGCCTCCTTTAGCATCTCTTCGTCTATGTGAAGTCTTCCTGCCGTGTCAACTATTAGAACGTCGTATCCTTCTTTCTTTGCCTTTTTGAGAGCGTCTTCCGCGATCTTTGCAGCATCTTTTTCGTTCTCTTCAAGAAATACAGGAACACTTATCTGTTCACCCAATTTTTTAAGCTGAAGCATGGCTGCCGGTCTGTAAATGTCAACAGAGGTTAGGAGAACCTTTTTGCCCTGTTTTTTCAGCAGTTTTGCAAGTTTTGCAGATGTTGTGGTTTTACCTGAACCCTGAAGTCCTATAAGAAGGATTACCGAAGGCTTGCTTTTTAAGTTTAGAGGTTCTGCTTTTTCACCCAATGTTTTTACAAGTTCGTCGTGAACTATTTTAACAAGCTGCTGAACGGCAGTTACACCTTTTGTTACCTTTGCGCCTAAAGCCTTTTCTTTTATATCCTTTATGAAGTCAGATACAACCTTGTAGTTTACATCTGCTTCAAGGAGCGCAAGTTTTATCTCTCTCAGTCCTTTATTTAGAGTTTCCTCGTCAATTCTCCCCTTTTTCGCTATTTTGCCAATTGCAGACTGTATCTTTTCCGCAAGTGCGTCAAACATCTCTCCTCCGTTTTAAAAAGCGATTTCAGTCCCCGCCCTGCAATCAATAAATCTATCCTTAAATACTTCTTTGAAAACCTCTATTCCGTTATCTCCGGTACAGTGGCAGGGTGCAACAAATTCTGTCAGGTCTAAAAGTTTTTCGGCTGTTTTCTTAATGCTTGTGTCTTCTTTTTTATACATGTGGAATCCGCCTATTATCATGAATAGTTTTCTCTCGGCAAGTCTTACAGCTTCTTCTGCTATTTTTTCTATTCCAGGATGGGAGCATCCTGTTACCAGAATGCTTCCTTTTTCCGTTTTTGCTACCAGAGAGTGTTCGAAGGCAGGGTCTCTCATACCGGTGGGCATCATTCCTGTTGAGAAAATTCCGGGAGCTATTACTGTTGGATCATCAACCGGAATTACGATTCCTCTTTCTCCCACTTTTTCCTCGAAAAATTCTGCGTCGCTTTCCGGAACAAAAATGTCAACATGATAAACCTTTTTCATAACGGTTTTAAGTCCTCCGGTGTGGTCCCAGTGGTTGTGCGAAATGAATATACCGTCAATGTCTGAAAGGTTTATAGAAAGGGCTTCAGCGTTTCTCTCAAGTATTTCCGGTTTCGCACCGGTATCAAAAAGGATGTTGGTTTCTCCCTCTATAAAGGCGGAAAATCCCCAGTCTGGAGTTAGTTCTTTAAAAGCTCTGTTGTCGTATAAGATAACGATTTTCTCTGTCATTTCTAACCTCCCTGTGGAGTTCCATTATATATAATTCGTGCCCGGTTGCTTTGAAAGAGAAGTTTTCTTATATTTTTATCTCATCAACAATAATAAAATATTCCTTCTGCCCGGGTGGCGGAATTGGCAGACGCGCAGGACTCAGGATCCTGTGGTGGCAACACCGTGCGGGTTCAAATCCCGCCCCGGGCACCATTAATGGATTGAAATGTTGCTGAGAGTTTCATAATTTCATATAATATTACAGCTAACACTTTAGGGGGTAAATTAAGATGGAAGAGAAGAGATAGTTTCTGTTTTACTTTCCCGTAATATTAGGCAGGTGTTTTTGTTGTATTCAGGCGGGAAAGATGCATCTATACTTGCAGATTTAATCTCGGGTGTCCAATCTGTATATAGGTTTAATATTGATTTATATATGTTGACGGTGAAATTTCTGTGTATGGTTTATGATCCTTCTGACGAAACTGAAAGAAAAATAATAAGAAATTGTATTAGTTATTGGCAGAAGAGGGGATTTGAACACATATGGCTTGATGTTGAGGATTGTGATGATAGTATATTTAATGTTTATTAAGCTACTCCATGTGTTGCTTGTGAAATTGTCAAATCAGAGGTTCTATATAAGTTTATGCTTTCTTGTGAAGATACAGCTTTCTTGATTTCTCACACACTTGATGATGTTTTAGGTTATTTAATAGAGAGTTTATTTATCCTTATAAAATATGGGACTTGGGAAAATTTGTTAGAAGAAAATGAAAAAATGTTTCAAAGAATTGCATAATTGCAAAAGTCCTTTTCTTCTTAGCAGGAGCAGCTTTTAGTTTTTTTAAATTCTGTGTTGACCTTTTTAAAAAGAAAGAAAAACTTTCTGACGCTGTTAGATGTTGGGATTTTTCTGCTGTTTCTTCTAAAGTTTCGCTGTTTTCCATTTTTATCGTTGCTGCTCTTTTTGTTCTCTCTTTTATCTTTTCTTGGCGTGGATTTTTCCTCATTGTCTTTTTAAGGAAAGTGATGGAGAGCGGAAAAT
Coding sequences within it:
- a CDS encoding methyl-accepting chemotaxis protein codes for the protein MGFLKKLGMEKVSRQILVVVFIPILAAVVVLGRQAREVYRKIYTPARIMEKHFPLVEAVAKLAHDLAVERGLSTTFVTQSRDKSSPVYTKLLAQREKVDKDIADFRYVVSHYLSPDDIHDISTAELKRLRQEIDNGNVSNIDILTSYTEYIDGVMNNIHKLAEKELKDTVFERDLVAFNLFLKYKDTFGVERALASSITSYVNSHGTNATVPKALLAFFNTVNDNENVLRDVVNTLAFNELKSRFRAVESTSECGKVKEIKEIINGERYQELAAYKPLQVFQIYTDFLKVLKKFQDEYLGLLKKRTFEFTLEAKKEMIVSSSLVVGLLLVLIFVGVLRRKIVNSTGEIKEILETINRGNLRVSLDDVSGNDEFAEMKRLINGLIGTFKSVISEVDKVSEKISKGKFDISMSKNVFKGDLKVLEKNLQKIVETLKAFMSEMNHVTESLSEGRLDVNVNEKAFEGKYKEIVHGLSEIVDNFKKVVDVVNKMAEDLAEARFKTYDETLLPGELRAIIRNINLASCDIKKAMDMLASIMEQADIQQEIDVEAFKGDLRKVGEAANTFALTMRNIIREINRFVNELESGNLSIKLDDSKFPESLKTLRDALVGIQNTFLTIKDSLLLATRKLASGNLMVRMNENELKGDLKEIAISFNKGIESFGKSIGLSIDTLKNAVSLLESKVDSLSDVMKKILYQTDKTNMISKSIEKTSKDIEALAGEVLELNSLSSKNLQIVDEAEDIIDEIKKLLDERTKELGSIVEIIFQIATQTNLLALNAAIEAARAGEAGRGFAVVADEVRKLAQKVVSATDQIKATVSNINKDIKEKVIDNVSRAFENIKESMEELEKIVVKVSEEAKSESESIEEVAKTVKEVAEIATRNVDDLKEVVEDISRVSEKIKELEEELNRFKV
- a CDS encoding KH domain-containing protein, translating into MSAVKELVECIVKKLVDNPDAVNVVETEGERTVIIELKVDPKDLGKVIGKQGRTAKAIRTLISSVAAKSGKRAVLEIIE
- the rpsP gene encoding 30S ribosomal protein S16 — encoded protein: MVKIRLKKMGRKKLPIYKIVVAEGMSKRDGKAVDILGTYNPKSKELQIDIEKAKEWIAKGAQPTERVAALLKQAIQ
- the ffh gene encoding signal recognition particle protein, with product MFDALAEKIQSAIGKIAKKGRIDEETLNKGLREIKLALLEADVNYKVVSDFIKDIKEKALGAKVTKGVTAVQQLVKIVHDELVKTLGEKAEPLNLKSKPSVILLIGLQGSGKTTTSAKLAKLLKKQGKKVLLTSVDIYRPAAMLQLKKLGEQISVPVFLEENEKDAAKIAEDALKKAKKEGYDVLIVDTAGRLHIDEEMLKEAKEIKERIHPDEVLFVSDAMTGQEAVNIAKAFDENVGMTGIVLTKLDSDARGGVALSVKGVTGKPIKFAGVGEKIDDFEPFYPDRVASRILGMGDVVSLVEKAQEVIDEEEALSMQEKLLSGEFTLEDFKKQLEMIQRMGPIKQLIKMIPGLSSQKMLKQLDKAIDDKKLKRIEAIINSMTPEERRNHAIINASRKRRIARGSGTSVKDVDALLKQFAQAKMMMKQMKKMQKKMAKKGGKFPFPFM
- a CDS encoding MBL fold metallo-hydrolase, whose amino-acid sequence is MTEKIVILYDNRAFKELTPDWGFSAFIEGETNILFDTGAKPEILERNAEALSINLSDIDGIFISHNHWDHTGGLKTVMKKVYHVDIFVPESDAEFFEEKVGERGIVIPVDDPTVIAPGIFSTGMMPTGMRDPAFEHSLVAKTEKGSILVTGCSHPGIEKIAEEAVRLAERKLFMIIGGFHMYKKEDTSIKKTAEKLLDLTEFVAPCHCTGDNGIEVFKEVFKDRFIDCRAGTEIAF